One genomic segment of Hordeum vulgare subsp. vulgare chromosome 2H, MorexV3_pseudomolecules_assembly, whole genome shotgun sequence includes these proteins:
- the LOC123431499 gene encoding LOW QUALITY PROTEIN: LRR receptor-like serine/threonine-protein kinase RGI1 (The sequence of the model RefSeq protein was modified relative to this genomic sequence to represent the inferred CDS: inserted 1 base in 1 codon) — MVVIVCRARSRSRSAPAQFLMPLLPATTATPPMRHLLLPLLLNLLVLLTSTTAATPSSPNTNTEVAFLSSWLAASPSRPPDWAPAASSPCKWSHVACDAAGKAVVSVAFQSVHLAVPAPSGLCAALPGLVSFVVSDANLTGGVPEDLALCRRLATLDLSGNSLTGPVPASLGNLTALESLVLNTNLLSGPIPAELGGLAGSLKGLLLFDNRLSGELPAELGALRRLESLRAGGNHDLSGPIPESFSKLSNLAVLGLADTKISGQLPSSIGNLKSLQTLSIYTTMLSGSIPPELALCGNLTDVYLYENALSGALPPELGALQSLQKLLLWQNALTGPIPDSFGNLTSLVSLDLSINSISGAIPPSLGRLPALQDLMLSDNNITGTIPVLLANATSLVQLQLDTNDISGLIPPELGRSLTNLQVLFAWQNRLEGAIPVTVASMSSLQALDLSHNRLTGAVPPGLFLLRNLTKLLILSNDLSGVIPPEIGKAASLVRLRLGGNRIAGEIPAAVGGMKSIVFLDLGSNRLTGAVPSEVGDCSQLQMLDLSNNTLNGALPESLAGVRGLQELDVSHNQLTGPVPESFGRLAVLSRLVLAGNALSGTIPAALGRCRALELLDLSDNRLSGTIPNELCSLAGLDIALNLSRNSLTGRIPARISELSKLSVLDLSYNAFSGSLTALAGLDNLVTLNVSQNNLSGYLPDTKLFRQLSASSLAGNSGLCTKGGDVCFVGVDADGRPMSVTASDDAQRAHRLKLAIALLVTATVAMVLGMMGILRARGGRGGGGGGSSDSEAGGGELGWPWQFTPFQKVSFSVEQVVRSLVDANIIGKGVSGVVYRVSLDSGETIAVKKLWPAAFKDAGAGRDSFSAEVRTLGSIRHKNIVRFLGCCWNKSTRLLMYDYMANGSLGAVLHERGGAQLEWDVRYRIVLGSAQGLAYLHHGCSPPIVHRDIKANNILIGLDLEAYIADFGLAKLVDEGADLGRSSNTVAGSYGYIAPEYGYMLKITEKSDVYSYGVVVLEVLTGKQPIDPTIPDGQHLVDWVRRHKGGAGVLDPALQGRSDTEVEEMLQVMGVALLCVSPVPDERPAMKDVAAMLKEIREEYAKVVDVPLKATPTTMTTSTSNTPPCPXPGTGSNSSSSSFSAIYSSSKAKSPFD, encoded by the exons ATGGTGGTCATAGTGTGTCGTGCACGCAGTCGCAGTCGCAGTGCCCCAGCCCAGTTTTTGATGCCGCTGCTGCCGGCGACGACGGCAACCCCCCCGatgcgccacctcctcctcccactCTTACTcaacctcctcgtcctcctcacctccaccaccgccgccactccCTCCTCCCCCAACACAAACACAGAGGTCGCATTCCTCTCCTCATGGTTGGCCGCGTCCCCCTCGCGCCCGCCGGACTGGGCCCCGGCCGCCTCGTCCCCGTGCAAGTGGTCGCACGTCGCCTGCGACGCCGCCGGGAAGGCAGTTGTTTCAGTCGCCTTCCAGTCCGTGCACCTCGCCGTGCCGGCGCCCTCCGGCCTCTGCGCCGCGCTGCCCGGGCTCGTCAGCTTTGTCGTGTCGGACGCGAACCTGACGGGCGGCGTGCCTGAGGACCTCGCGCTGTGCCGCCGCCTCGCCACGCTTGACCTCAGCGGCAACTCCCTCACCGGCCCCGTCCCGGCGTCGCTCGGCAACTTGACGGCGCTCGAGTCGCTCGTGCTCAACACCAACCTGCTCTCCGGCCCTATCCCGGCCGAGCTCGGCGGCCTCGCGGGGTCGCTCAAGGGCCTGCTGCTCTTCGACAACCGCCTCTCCGGCGAGCTCCCCGCGGAGCTCGGCGCGCTGCGGCGGCTCGAGTCCCTCCGCGCCGGTGGGAATCATGACCTCTCCGGCCCGATACCCGAATCCTTCTCCAAGCTGTCCAACCTCGCCGTGCTCGGCCTCGCGGATACAAAGATCTCCGGCCAGCTGCCGTCGTCGATCGGCAACCTCAAGAGCCTCCAGACGCTGTCGATATACACCACCATGCTGTCCGGCTCCATCCCGCCGGAGCTGGCCCTCTGCGGGAACCTCACCGACGTGTACCTCTACGAGAACGCGCTCTCCGGCGCGCTCCCGCCCGAGCTCGGCGCTCTCCAGAGCCTCCAGAAGCTGCTCCTGTGGCAGAACGCGCTCACGGGACCCATCCCGGACAGCTTCGGCAACCTCACCTCGCTCGTCTCGCTCGACCTCTCCATCAACTCCATCTCCGGCGCCATCCCGCCGTCGCTCGGCCGGCTGCCGGCGCTGCAGGACCTGATGCTCAGCGACAACAACATTACCGGCACCATCCCCGTGCTGCTCGCCAATGCGACGTCGCTCGTGCAGCTGCAGCTTGACACCAACGACATCTCTGGCCTCATCCCGCCGGAGCTCGGCCGGAGCTTGACCAACCTGCAGGTGCTGTTCGCGTGGCAGAACCGCCTCGAGGGCGCCATCCCGGTCACGGTCGCGTCCATGTCGAGCCTCCAGGCGCTCGACCTCTCGCACAACCGCCTTACCGGCGCCGTGCCGCCGGGGCTCTTCCTGCTGCGCAACCTCACCAAGCTGCTAATCTTGTCCAACGACCTCTCCGGCGTGATACCCCCGGAGATTGGGAAGGCGGCTAGCCTAGTGCGGCTCAGGCTCGGCGGCAACCGCATCGCCGGGGAGATCCCCGCGGCCGTGGGCGGGATGAAGAGCATCGTCTTCCTTGACCTCGGCAGCAACCGCCTCACCGGCGCCGTGCCCTCCGAGGTCGGCGACTGCTCGCAGCTCCAGATGCTCGACCTCAGCAACAACACGCTCAACGGAGCCCTGCCGGAGTCGCTCGCCGGCGTGCGCGGCCTGCAGGAGCTCGACGTCTCGCACAACCAGCTCACCGGCCCCGTGCCTGAATCATTCGGAAGGCTGGCGGTGCTGAGCCGTCTCGTCCTCGCCGGCAACGCGCTGTCAGGCACGATACCGGCGGCGCTCGGGCGGTGCCGCGCGCTCGAGCTGCTCGACCTCAGCGACAACCGTCTCTCGGGCACCATCCCGAACGAGCTCTGCAGCCTCGCCGGCCTCGACATCGCCCTCAACCTCAGCCGCAACAGCCTAACGggcaggatcccggcgaggatatcGGAGCTGAGCAAGCTGTCCGTGCTCGACCTGTCCTACAACGCGTTCTCCGGCAGCCTCACGGCGCTCGCCGGGCTTGACAACCTCGTCACGCTCAATGTGTCGCAGAACAACTTGTCCGGGTACCTCCCGGACACGAAGCTCTTCCGGCAGCTCTCGGCGTCCAGCCTCGCCGGGAACTCGGGGCTGTGCACCAAAGGCGGCGACGTGTGCTTCGTTGGCGTGGACGCCGACGGGCGGCCGATGTCGGTGACCGCCAGCGACGATGCGCAGCGCGCGCACCGGCTGAAGCTCGCCATCGCGCTGTTGGTGACCGCGACGGTGGCGATGGTGCTCGGGATGATGGGCATACTGAGAGCGCGCGGAGgcaggggcgggggcgggggcgggagcAGCGACTCGGAGGCCGGCGGCGGGGAGCTCGGGTGGCCGTGGCAGTTCACGCCGTTCCAGAAGGTGAGCTTCTCGGTGGAGCAGGTGGTGCGGAGCCTGGTCGACGCCAACATCATCGGCAAGGGCGTGTCCGGCGTGGTGTACCGGGTGAGCCTGGACTCGGGAGAGACCATCGCCGTGAAGAAGCTGTGGCCGGCCGCGTTCAAGGACGCCGGGGCCGGGCGGGACTCGTTCTCGGCGGAGGTGCGCACGCTGGGCTCCATCCGGCACAAGAACATCGTGAGGTTCCTCGGTTGCTGCTGGAACAAGAGCACGCGGCTGCTCATGTACGACTACATGGCAAACGGCAGCCTCGGCGCCGTGCTCCACGAGCGCGGCGGCGCGCAGCTGGAGTGGGACGTCCGGTACCGGATCGTGCTGGGGTCGGCGCAGGGCCTGGCCTACCTGCACCATGGCTGCTCGCCGCCGATCGTGCACCGGGACATCAAGGCCAACAACATCCTCATCGGCCTCGACTTGGAGGCCTACATCGCCGACTTCGGCCTCGCCAAGCTCGTCGACGAGGGCGCCGATTTGGGCCGCTCCTCCAACACCGTCGCCGGCTCCTACGGCTACATCGCCCCCG AGTATGGATACATGCTCAAGATCACGGAGAAGAGCGACGTGTACAGCTACGGGGTGGTGGTGCTGGAGGTGCTCACCGGGAAGCAGCCCATCGACCCGACGATCCCGGACGGGCAGCACCTGGTGGACTGGGTGCGGCGGCACAAGGGCGGCGCCGGCGTGCTGGACCCGGCGCTGCAGGGGCGGTCGGACACGGAGGTGGAGGAGATGCTGCAGGTCATGGGCGTGGCCCTGCTGTGCGTCAGCCCCGTCCCCGACGAGCGGCCGGCCATGAAGGACGTCGCCGCCATGCTCAAGGAGATCCGCGAGGAGTACGCCAAGGTCGTCGACGTCCCCCTCAAGGCCACCCCGACGACAATGACCACGTCGACGTCCAACACGCCGCCCTGCC GCCCTGGGACTgggagtaatagcagcagcagcagcttctCCGCCATCTACTCTTCATCCAAGGCCAAATCGCCATTCGATTGA